The sequence below is a genomic window from Dioscorea cayenensis subsp. rotundata cultivar TDr96_F1 chromosome 6, TDr96_F1_v2_PseudoChromosome.rev07_lg8_w22 25.fasta, whole genome shotgun sequence.
cgAAAAATGATATATAACATTGTCCAGAGacagacaaataaaaaaatgcactaATTACAATGACTTTAAGATCTTCTACAATGCATTATAAGTGACTTAAAACTTCTGGACACACAACTTTTAAAAAAGAGGGATATATTATCGCCCATAAAAAATCCATCCGAACACAAAAAGTAGTATTTGGgtttgaaataatataaaaacagtACTTCATTATAGGGATTTAACCATGCAATTTGCACATGCACCACTTAATAATACCCCACTAAGGCTAACAAATGGTTGtttcataatattttcataactaataaaaaacatatatttatgttgATCATGTTACAatcaatatttttctatattaatttaattgtcatttattttcatatgttaTTTATAACATGTGCACAAAATGGTCACCGCATTTTCAAGTGGGCGGCCAAATTGTTGCTTACATTCATAAGTTTCTTAGACCCAACCAATAATTCACAAGACTTCCATTTCTTATATTCCAAAAGAACAATGACAAAGATTATTGCAATAAAGTCAACAAAACGCGTGACAATAAAAGCAAATCGTTTGATTTcaaaatcatacaaaaaatacaccctaaaataaataaataaataaataaaaatagagaccTTAGTACAGAAACAAGAATTCCATTAGAACGGAAACTTTCTGCAGATTAAAGTTAGAACAAGAACTACAAATCAAACATTTCtacaagagtttttttttttaagctttatCAACAACAATTAACATTCTTGGTTTATTGTTCTATCTTCGGTACTCGAATTTCCGGTCATCTTCAGCGAGTTGAGGAGCCAAGCCAAGCCATGATTTCTTGTCTTCAGGTTTGATCATCGAGGCCGGAGATCCGTTCACTTGATATGGTGCCTTGGCAATAATCCTTAAATATTTGGAAAACATACAGTCAATAAATTGATTCAAATTATgaattcattttcatcattcattgaTAAAGAATCAATGGAACACTGAAATCTcacctttcttttctcttttccaaGAATCTATGCAGTGAGGCTCTTCTTGCAATAGGCATTTCTGCAAACAATTAAATAACAGAGCTTATGTTGTTAATAACTGAAATTTTCatcagaaaaaaatatgatgaattAATGGGAGTTGTATCTGACCTGAAGAATTTGGTTGTGGGTTTAATGCAGGAATTGGAGAAGTTGCAGTTTGAGTTCTTGCCATTTGCATGAGATCTTTTGCTTTTTCAGCCGGAAAATTATCGAAAACTAGTACTTTTCCACCGTAGAATATTGTCAATGGTGCATTCTCCAAATGACTAAATATCAACAACAATGACAAGAATTATAGTTAGTGCTTTGCTTTATGATTTGCAGAAATGGAAATGATTTCAATGGTTGGTGAATTAGAAATTATACCTTTGATTGGCAGAGTGTGAGAGGCCAAATCCAGAGTGTTGAGGGAAACAAGTCCATTGATTTGGGGGCTTTTTGTTCAGAAATTTGAGTTTCTTTGATTTGTTCATCTGGAACAACAGCACCAGGGAATAATTTCATTGGAGTTGGTGGTTTATGTGATGATCctgaacaaattaaataaagaattatattagaaaaaaaaaatccataaaaaaaattgaaccaaTTAGATCAGATAGTTTTGGTAAAGGCTCTCAAATccaagaagaataagaagaacaaaGGTCTCAACTTTCCTCTCTTTCATACTAAGAATACATCAAAGTTAATGTTTTTAGCCTTGTTTGATCTACATACAATCAaaagttaatgtttttttttttattcattctaAGATTAAATCAAAGACCATGTTTTTCAAATTGTTTGATCTATATACACAGAATCAAAAGccaaaccaaaaaataagatgaagaacaagaacaaaagcTTTCAACTTTCTCCTTTCATCACTCTATTCTAATTGAATCAATTGAaacaacaaacatcaaaatatttccattaagaaagaatgaaaagaaagaagaagcatACCTTTAGTCATCAAATCAGCAAAACTCCCATTTTGCTTTAGATATTGGCTCAAAAGATTACAAGTTGCAGAGAAGCTACTCTTGTCCTGCTTGCCCATCtccttctttatcttcttctcttcacttTGAGCTCTAGATTGAGAGAAAtggttcttctttctttctttctttcttcttcttcttcttcttcttcttcttctttgcttggaATAACTTTGGCAATGGAGTTGTGTTTGTTTTATagtctaataataaataaataaataaataaataatgagatatatttaataattatttttttattatttaatttttttttaaaaaaaaggagagaaagtTATGGGTAACGTGATTCTTATTTTTGTGAGGTTGTGGGAAAGATAAGAAGAGCAtgctttgaaaattatttggagGAATGAAACACGTGCTTTTAATTAGTTGTAACAATAGGAGACAAAGTCCAATTGAATCCTTCAACTTGGacacaatattaattaattaattaattaattaattaaaaaaacatttttcgtATACATCCCTTTCAAATCTTCAAATTGCCCTTGCTATGTTTATAAGGTTTCTAGTTTAACATGTGAAatatgtgttatttattttttatataattatcattttta
It includes:
- the LOC120263047 gene encoding protein TIFY 10a-like gives rise to the protein MNKSKKLKFLNKKPPNQWTCFPQHSGFGLSHSANQSHLENAPLTIFYGGKVLVFDNFPAEKAKDLMQMARTQTATSPIPALNPQPNSSEMPIARRASLHRFLEKRKERIIAKAPYQVNGSPASMIKPEDKKSWLGLAPQLAEDDRKFEYRR